A stretch of Malus sylvestris chromosome 11, drMalSylv7.2, whole genome shotgun sequence DNA encodes these proteins:
- the LOC126589112 gene encoding uncharacterized protein LOC126589112 yields the protein MANTSANTISLKGLVDKERNRIMFIESENDFIDVVLSFLTIPMGTIIRLAPNQSVPLEIGCMKNLYASVENMDVKHFWSKACRDMLLCPPNGAEVHCKNLKLKIDRGQPTQYFICQRSECITYSSDVLSCDCCGGMMYGERELSAFQDRGIFVKGPARLIISDDLQLMPPFTAESLSIFSELGVMNGNTTEEVTFNVGSDEVLNLLVCSLVSKSPLTEALLKNKPIRNLSNENQVIDFEPEIVEGTTNPNGNISVKLIVSKSKKMVCYAEVGEDFVNLLLGFLTIPLGFIVNKMRDCSLKGCISQLFKSVQDLDNRYMKSNYHKEILLSPKLAPGVCHDNHLLGTEEATFYYASNRGLLSTDKTLLASRISAGFSSFGGSVFGTSDVESSIKSMKVMGPKSYQDQEKGVQGQGFLEPAMFTVTDDLIIRPISLIFGLSLLNELKVPSTDIEVKIVHVGKEEALRLLVASFVCDSALTNVFIREPKQNKRPKQNKRPKQEQS from the exons ATGGCTAATACATCGGCGAACACCATTAGCTTGAAAGGCTTGGTGGACAAGGAGCGCAACCGAATTATGTTCATAGAGTCAGAAAATGATTTTATTGATGTTGTCTTGAGTTTCTTGACAATCCCCATGGGAACAATTATCAGGCTGGCACCTAATCAATCAGTACCTTTAGAAATAGGTTGTATGAAAAATTTGTATGCGAGTGTTGAGAATATGGATGTAAAGCATTTCTGGTCTAAAGCATGTAGAGACATGTTGTTATGTCCCCCGAATGGGGCCGAAGTTCATTGCAAGAACCTCAAACTGAAGATTGACCGTGGTCAACCCACACAGTACTTTATCTGCCAAAGAAGTGAATGTATAACTTATAGCAGCGATGTTCTTAGCTGTGATTGTTGTGGAGGAATGATGTATGGAGAGAGAGAACTTTCAGCGTTTCAAGACAGAGGCATCTTTGTGAAAGGACCAGCCAGACTTATAATTAGTGATGATTTACAATTGATGCCTCCTTTTACTGCGGAAAGCCTTTCTATATTTTCAGAGCTTGGAGTCATGAATGGTAATACTACTGAGGAGGTGACTTTCAACGTCGGATCTGATGAG GTTTTGAACTTGCTTGTGTGCTCATTAGTGTCGAAGTCCCCGCTGACAGAAGCTCTGCTGAAGAATAAACCAATACGGAATTTGAGCAATGAAAATCAAGTAATAGATTTTGAACCTGAAATTGTAGAAGGCACAACGAATCCAAACGGAAACATTTCTGTCAAGCTTATAGTGAGCAAATCTAAGAAGATGGTTTGTTATGCAGAAGTCGGGGAGGATTTTGTGAATTTACTCCTCGGTTTCCTAACTATTCCACTGGGTTTCATCGTAAACAAAATGCGTGATTGCTCATTAAAAGGATGCATTAGTCAGTTGTTCAAGAGTGTCCAAGATCTTGACAATCGCTACATGAAGTCAAACTACCACAAAGAAATACTACTCAGCCCCAAGCTTGCCCCCGGTGTTTGCCATGACAACCATCTCTTAGGAACTGAGGAGGCCACATTTTATTATGCAAGTAACCGTGGCTTGCTGTCTACTGATAAAACTCTTCTCGCTTCTCGTATTTCAGCTGGGTTTTCGTCTTTTGGAGGAAGTGTTTTCGGAACAAGTGATGTTGAAAGTTCTATCAAGTCAATGAAAGTCATGGGTCCCAAATCCTACCAAGATCAAGAAAAAGGAGTTCAAGGCCAAGGATTTTTAGAACCGGCGATGTTCACAGTAACTGACGATTTGATCATAAGACCTATATCTCTAATCTTTGGCCTGTCTCTCCTGAATGAATTGAAGGTGCCTTCGACTGACATTGAAGTGAAAATCGTGCATGTGGGAAAAGAGGAG GCTTTGCGTCTTTTGGTGGCTTCTTTTGTTTGTGACTCTGCGCTAACCAACGTCTTCATTAGGGAGCCAAAGCAGAACAAAAGGCCAAAGCAGAACAAAAGgccaaagcaagaacaaagttgA
- the LOC126589122 gene encoding uncharacterized protein LOC126589122 isoform X2, translated as MGNKINSEALVDKGSNKVIFIESESAFVDVLVSFLTIPLGTILKLGREHSAPMEIGCMNNLYSSVKDIDVRKLRSDACREMLLLPHNAAEPHCKNLVLQIDHKAKPTRYFVCPYTLCMIDAPRRFFSYYRGISNPWCQHSMDREITFSVDVASAFVTESARLLITDDLQLISPSSESIVSLFTNLGVTNRNTTEELNLNIGVDKVINILISSIVSKIPLSETLLKPKSVAKLSSENNYQAIHIDPQTVGETVLTEEDKISIKLIISKSKNIVCYAEAGEDFVNFLFSFLTLPLGFVAKQIQDGSLKGCIDQLHRSVQNLDAQYLKSNHHKEMLVNPKLAPDFSYNSLLGIEVASYYYLDGRLTTDSSLIPSNTPLESCKIEPTDNDSSARGFLKGPASFTVTDNLVIRPISTIFELSVLDKLNVPFTDTENRVVLMGKKEALSLLVASFASDSALTNAFISKPYQA; from the exons ATGGGGAATAAGATAAACTCGGAGGCATTGGTGGATAAGGGGAGCAACAAAGTTATCTTCATAGAGTCCGAGAGTGCTTTTGTTGATGTTCTTGTAAGTTTCTTAACAATCCCCTTAGGAACAATACTCAAGCTTGGTCGTGAGCATTCAGCACCAATGGAGATAGGATGCATGAACAATTTATATTCAAGTGTGAAGGATATTGACGTACGTAAGTTGCGTTCAGATGCATGTAGAGAAATGTTGTTGCTTCCCCACAACGCGGCTGAACCTCATTGCAAGAACCTTGTATTGCAAATTGATCACAAAGCCAAGCCAACACGGTACTTTGTATGCCCTTATACTCTTTGTATGATCGATGCCCCAAGAAGGTTCTTCAGTTATTACCGAGGTATCTCTAATCCATGGTGCCAACATTCCATGGATCGTGAGATTACATTTTCTGTGGATGTTGCAAGCGCATTTGTAACAGAGTCAGCCAGGCTTCTGATTACCGATGATTTACAACTGATCTCCCCTTCTAGCGAATCAATCGTTTCTTTATTTACCAATCTTGGAGTCACCAATAGGAATACTACCGAGGAGTTGAATTTGAATATTGGAGTTGATAAG GTTATAAATATACTTATAAGCTCCATAGTATCAAAGATACCATTGAGCGAAACTCTACTGAAGCCTAAATCCGTGGCCAAACTGAGCAGCGAAAATAATTATCAAGCCATACACATTGATCCTCAAACAGTAGGGGAGACAGTGCTGACGGAAGAAGACAAAATTTCTATTAAACTGATAATTAGCAAATCTAAGAACATTGTTTGCTACGCAGAAGCCGGGGAggattttgttaattttcttttcagtttcctAACTCTGCCCCTTGGGTTCGTAGCAAAGCAGATACAGGATGGGTCTCTGAAGGGATGCATTGATCAGTTGCACCGGAGCGTCCAAAATCTGGATGCACAGTATTTGAAGTCAAATCATCACAAGGAAATGCTAGTCAATCCGAAGCTTGCTCCTGATTTTTCCTACAACAGTCTTTTAGGGATTGAGGTAGCCTCATATTATTATCTCGACGGCAGGCTAACTACCGATAGTTCCCTTATTCCTTCTAATACGCCATTGGAGTCATGTAAAATCGAACCCACAGATAACGACTCCAGTGCTAGAGGATTTTTAAAAGGACCGGCATCTTTCACAGTAACTGACAATCTGGTCATAAGACCGATATCTACAATCTTTGAGCTGTCTGTTCTTGACAAACTGAATGTACCTTTCACTGACACTGAAAATAGAGTTGTTCTTATGGGCAAGAAGGAG GCTTTGAGTCTTCTGGTGGCTTCTTTTGCTAGTGACTCTGCCCTAACTAATGCCTTCATTAGCAAGCCATATCAAGCATAA
- the LOC126589139 gene encoding uncharacterized protein LOC126589139 yields the protein MVCYAEVGEDFVSLLLSFLTIPLGFIVNKMRDCSLKGCVSQLFKSLQDLDNRYISNNHKEILLSLKLAPGCCYDNHLLGTEEATFYYSSTYDRLSTDKTLLVSRILADYYRIPISAAESSVKSMEVMGPKSYQDQEKGVEGQGFLGPAMFTVSYDLIIRPISLIFGLSLLNELKVPSTDIEEKIVHVGKEEALRLLVASFVCDSALTNVFIREPKQNKRPKQEQS from the exons ATGGTTTGTTATGCAGAAGTAGGGGAGGATTTTGTGAGTTTACTCCTCAGTTTCTTAACTATTCCACTGGGTTTCATTGTAAACAAAATGCGTGATTGCTCATTAAAAGGATGCGTTAGTCAGTTGTTCAAGAGTCTCCAAGATCTTGACAATCGCTACATATCGAACAACCACAAAGAAATACTACTCAGTCTCAAGCTTGCCCCCGGTTGTTGCTATGACAACCATCTCTTAGGAACTGAGGAGGCCACATTTTATTACTCAAGTACATATGACAGGCTGTCTACTGACAAAACTCTTCTCGTTTCTCGTATTTTAGCTGATTATTATAGGATACCTATAAGTGCTGCTGAAAGTTCTGTCAAGTCAATGGAAGTCATGGGTCCCAAATCCTACCAAGATCAAGAAAAAGGAGTTGAAGGCCAAGGATTTTTAGGACCGGCGATGTTCACAGTATCTTACGATTTGATCATAAGACCTATATCTCTAATCTTTGGCCTGTCTCTCCTGAATGAATTGAAGGTGCCTTCGACTGACATTGAAGAGAAAATCGTGCATGTGGGAAAAGAGGAG GCTTTGCGTCTTTTGGTGGCTTCTTTTGTTTGTGACTCTGCGCTAACCAACGTCTTCATTAGGGAGCCAAAGCAGAACAAAAGgccaaagcaagaacaaagttgA
- the LOC126589122 gene encoding uncharacterized protein LOC126589122 isoform X1 → MGNKINSKALVDKGSNKVIFIESESAFVDVLVSFLTIPLGTILKLGREHSAPVDIGCMNNLYSSVKEIDVSKLRSDACREMLLLPHNAAEHHCKNLVLQIDHKAKPTRYFVCPYTLCMMDATRRFFSYYRGISNPWCQHSMDREITFSVDVASAFVTESARLLITDDLQLISPFSKSIDSLFTNLGVTNRTTTEELNMNIGVDEVMNLLISSLVSKTPLTETLLKHKRVAKRSNENNYQAIHIDPQTVGETVLTEEDNISIKLIISKSKNIVCYAEAGEDFVNLLFSFLTLPLGFVAKQIQDGSLKGCIDQLYRSIQDLDEQYLKSNHHKEMLLNPKLVPGFCYKSLLGIEEASYYYLDGKLTTDSSLIPSNTPLESCKIEPTDNNSSARGFLKGPASFTVADNLVIRPISTIFELSVLDKLNVPFTDTENRVVLMGKKEALSLLVASFASDSALTNAFISKPYQA, encoded by the exons ATGGGGAATAAGATAAACTCGAAGGCATTGGTGGATAAGGGGAGCAACAAAGTTATCTTCATAGAGTCCGAGAGTGCTTTTGTTGATGTTCTTGTAAGTTTCTTGACAATCCCCTTAGGAACAATACTCAAGCTTGGTCGTGAGCATTCAGCACCAGTGGATATAGGATGCATGAACAATTTGTATTCAAGTGTGAAGGAAATTGACGTAAGTAAGTTGCGTTCAGATGCATGTAGAGAAATGTTGTTGCTTCCCCACAACGCGGCTGAACATCATTGCAAGAACCTTGTATTGCAAATTGATCACAAAGCCAAGCCAACACGGTACTTTGTATGCCCTTATACTCTTTGTATGATGGATGCCACAAGAAGGTTCTTCAGTTATTACCGAGGTATCTCTAATCCATGGTGCCAACATTCCATGGATCGTGAGATTACATTTTCTGTGGATGTTGCAAGCGCATTTGTAACAGAGTCAGCCAGGCTTCTGATTACCGATGATTTACAACTGATCTCCCCTTTTAGCAAATCAATCGATTCTTTATTTACAAATCTTGGAGTCACCAATAGGACTACTACCGAGGAGTTGAATATGAATATTGGAGTTGATGAG GTTATGAATTTGCTTATAAGCTCCTTAGTATCAAAGACACCATTGACCGAAACTCTACTGAAGCATAAACGCGTGGCCAAACGGAGCAATGAAAATAATTATCAAGCCATACACATTGATCCTCAAACAGTAGGGGAGACAGTGCTGACGGAAGAAGACAACATTTCTATCAAGCTGATAATTAGCAAATCCAAGAACATTGTTTGCTACGCAGAAGCCGGGGAGGATTttgttaatttacttttcagttTCCTAACTCTGCCACTTGGGTTTGTAGCAAAGCAGATACAGGATGGGTCTCTGAAGGGATGCATTGATCAGTTATACCGGAGCATCCAAGATCTCGATGAACAATACTTGAAGTCAAATCATCACAAGGAAATGCTACTGAATCCGAAGCTTGTTCCTGGTTTTTGCTACAAGAGTCTTTTGGGAATTGAGGAAGCCTCATATTATTATCTCGACGGCAAGCTAACTACCGATAGTTCCCTTATCCCTTCTAATACGCCATTGGAGTCATGTAAAATCGAACCCACAGATAACAACTCCAGTGCTAGAGGATTTTTGAAAGGACCGGCGTCTTTCACAGTAGCTGACAATCTGGTCATAAGACCGATATCTACAATCTTTGAGCTGTCTGTTCTTGACAAACTGAATGTACCTTTCACCGACACTGAAAATAGAGTTGTTCTTATGGGCAAGAAAGAG GCTTTGAGTCTTCTGGTGGCTTCTTTTGCTAGTGACTCTGCCCTAACTAATGCCTTCATTAGCAAGCCATATCAAGCATAA
- the LOC126589118 gene encoding uncharacterized protein LOC126589118, with amino-acid sequence MEEKSENKISLKVLVNNLTNKVIFAECDNDFVDVLFSFLTIPMGTIVRLSHHSQSFGIGCIDNLFGSVESLDLQLFRTKECRDMLLHPRNGAEDLLRNLKLKYDQCEPPRYFKCSNRYCCNFAQRFSYYETVHCCCGGLMKVETIFTTKQAEGGGVFVAGPGRFIISDDLQVLPPFTCAVSSVVSNHGLMGWKSVEELTFNVGVDEVLNLLMRSLVSETPLTETLLKDKTIPNMIDENLDQDLCIEYREVEGKRNEEEEKISIKLIVSKSKKKVYYAEVGEDFVNLLFSFLTLPLGFVIKQMQHNSLKGCIDQLYKSVEDLDEQYLKSNLHKKKLVSPKLLPGFGYKNHLLGIEEASYKWTDSVEPKSHCKEDCIDFVDPKSHHKKDDKDCGFLKGPAMFMVTDSLNVSPISAIVGMSILCELNVPVTDVEVRVAHVGKEEAIRLLVASFVCPSALTSVFLTKPKRFGGLGCLSFLI; translated from the exons ATGGaagaaaaatctgaaaacaAAATTAGCTTGAAGGTCTTGGTGAACAATTTGACCAATAAAGTCATTTTCGCTGAGTGTGATAATGATTTCGTTGATGTTCTCTTCAGTTTCTTGACAATCCCTATGGGAACTATTGTTAGGCTTTCCCATCATTCCCAATCCTTTGGAATTGGCTGCATTGACAACTTATTTGGAAGTGTTGAGAGTCTTGATTTACAGCTTTTTCGAACTAAAGAATGTCGAGACATGTTGTTACATCCCCGCAATGGAGCTGAAGATCTATTGAGGAACCTCAAATTGAAATATGATCAATGTGAGCCCCCACGGTACTTTAAGTGTTCTAATCGATATTGCTGCAATTTTGCACAAAGGTTTAGTTATTACGAAACTGTTCATTGTTGTTGTGGGGGTCTGATGAAAGTGGAGACCATTTTTACAACGAAACAAGCTGAAGGTGGTGGGGTTTTTGTGGCAGGACCAGGGAGATTTATTATTAGTGATGATTTACAGGTACTGCCTCCATTTACTTGTGCAGTATCTTCTGTAGTTTCGAACCATGGACTCATGGGCTGGAAAAGCGTTGAGGAACTGACTTTTAATGTGGGAGTTGATGAG GTTTTGAATTTGCTTATGCGCTCATTAGTATCAGAGACACCTCTGACTGAAACTCTGCTGAAGGATAAAACCATACCAAACATGATTGATGAAAACCTTGACCAAGATTTATGCATTGAATATCGAGAGGTAGAAGGAAAAaggaatgaggaagaagaaaagatttcTATCAAACTTATAGTTAGCAAATCTAAGAAGAAGGTTTATTATGCCGAAGTGGGGGAGGATTTTGTCAATTTACTCTTCAGTTTCTTGACTCTTCCACTAGGGTTTGTAATAAAACAAATGCAACATAACTCTTTGAAAGGTTGCATTGACCAGCTGTACAAAAGTGTCGAAGATCTTGATGAGCAGTACTTGAAGTCAAATTTACACAAGAAAAAGTTGGTGAGTCCTAAGCTCCTCCCTGGATTTGGCTACAAGAATCATCTTCTGGGAATTGAGGAAGCATCGTATAAATGGACTGACTCCGTAGAACCCAAATCCCATTGTAAAGAAGATTGTATTGACTTCGTAGACCCCAAATCCCATCATAAAAAAGATGATAAAGATTGTGGATTCTTGAAAGGACCAGCGATGTTCATGGTAACTGACAGTCTCAATGTAAGTCCAATATCTGCAATTGTCGGCATGTCAATTCTATGCGAACTGAACGTACCTGTGACTGATGTTGAGGTACGAGTGGCTCATGTGGGGAAAGAGGAG GCTATCCGTCTTTTGGTGGCTTCTTTTGTTTGTCCCTCTGCTCTAACTAGTGTCTTCCTTACGAAGCCAAAGCGATTTGGAGGTTTAGGGTGCCTAAGTTTTCTAATTTAA